A genomic segment from Homo sapiens chromosome Y, GRCh38.p14 Primary Assembly encodes:
- the HSFY2 gene encoding heat shock transcription factor, Y-linked isoform 1 (isoform 1 is encoded by transcript variant 1) — protein MAHVSSETQDVSPKDELTASEASTRSPLCEHTFPGDSDLRSMIEEHAFQVLSQGSLLESPSYTVCVSEPDKDDDFLSLNFPRKLWKIVESDQFKSISWDENGTCIVINEELFKKEILETKAPYRIFQTDAIKSFVRQLNLYGFSKIQQNFQRSAFLATFLSEEKESSVLSKLKFYYNPNFKRGYPQLLVRVKRRIGVKNASPISTLFNEDFNKKHFRAGANMENHNSALAAEASEESLFSASKNLNMPLTRESSVRQIIANSSVPIRSGFPPPSPSTSVGPSEQIATDQHAILNQLTTIHMHSHSTYMQARGHIVNFITTTTSQYHIISPLQNGYFGLTVEPSAVPTRYPLVSVNEAPYRNMLPAGNPWLQMPTIADRSAAPHSRLALQPSPLDKYHPNYN, from the exons atggcaCATGTTTCTTCAGAAACTCAAGATGTTTCCCCCAAAGATGAATTAACTGCTTCAGAAGCCTCCACTAGGTCTCCATTGTGTGAACACACCTTCCCTGGGGACTCAGACTTACGGTCAATGATTGAAGAACATGCTTTTCAGGTTTTGTCACAAGGATCCTTGTTAGAAAGTCCAAGTTACACAGTTTGTGTCTCTGAGCCAGATAAAGatgatgattttctttctctgaacttTCCCAggaaactttggaaaatagtgGAAAGTGACCAATTCAAGTCTATTTCATGGGATGAGAATGGAACTTGCATAGTGATTAATGAAGAACTCTTCAAGaaagaaattttggaaacaaaGGCTCCTTACAGAATATTTCAAACTGATGCTATCAAAAGTTTTGTTCGACAGCTCAACCTTTATGGATTTAGTAAAATTCAACAGAATTTTCAAAGATCTGCCTTTCTAGCCACCTTTCTGTCAGAAGAGAAAGAATCGTCTGTCTTAAGCAAG ttAAAGTTCTATTATAATCCAAATTTCAAGCGTGGCTATCCCCAACTTTTAGTAAGAGTGAAGAGAAGAATTGGTGTTAAAAATGCTTCACCTATATCTACTTTATTCAACGAAGATTTCAACAAGAAGCATTTTAGAGCAGGGGCTAACATGGAGAATCATAATTCTGCCTTAGCTGCTGAAGCTAGTGAAGAAAGTTTATTTTCAGcctctaaaaatttaaatatgcctCTAACAAGGGAATCTTCTGTCAGACAGATAATTGCAAATTCATCTGTCCCCATTAGAAGTGGTttccctcctccttcaccttcaacCTCAGTTGGACCATCAGAACAAATTGCAACAGATCAACATGCTATTTTAAATCAGTTGACCACTATTCATATGCACTCTCATAGTACCTACATGCAAGCAAGGGGCCACATTGTGAATTTTATTACAACCACAACTTCTCAATACCACATCATATCTCCCTTACAAAATGGTTATTTTGGGCTGACAGTGGAACCATCTGCTGTTCCCACACGATATCCTCTGGTATCAGTCAATGAGGCTCCATATCGTAACATGCTACCAGCAGGCAACCCGTGGTTGCAAATGCCTACGATCGCTGATAGATCAGCTGCCCCTCATTCCAGGCTAGCTCTTCAACCATCACCACTGGACAAATATCACCCTAATTACAACTGA
- the HSFY2 gene encoding heat shock transcription factor, Y-linked isoform X2: MLFRKLWKIVESDQFKSISWDENGTCIVINEELFKKEILETKAPYRIFQTDAIKSFVRQLNLYGFSKIQQNFQRSAFLATFLSEEKESSVLSKLKFYYNPNFKRGYPQLLVRVKRRIGVKNASPISTLFNEDFNKKHFRAGANMENHNSALAAEASEESLFSASKNLNMPLTRESSVRQIIANSSVPIRSGFPPPSPSTSVGPSEQIATDQHAILNQLTTIHMHSHSTYMQARGHIVNFITTTTSQYHIISPLQNGYFGLTVEPSAVPTRYPLVSVNEAPYRNMLPAGNPWLQMPTIADRSAAPHSRLALQPSPLDKYHPNYN, from the exons ATGCTTTTCAG gaaactttggaaaatagtgGAAAGTGACCAATTCAAGTCTATTTCATGGGATGAGAATGGAACTTGCATAGTGATTAATGAAGAACTCTTCAAGaaagaaattttggaaacaaaGGCTCCTTACAGAATATTTCAAACTGATGCTATCAAAAGTTTTGTTCGACAGCTCAACCTTTATGGATTTAGTAAAATTCAACAGAATTTTCAAAGATCTGCCTTTCTAGCCACCTTTCTGTCAGAAGAGAAAGAATCGTCTGTCTTAAGCAAG ttAAAGTTCTATTATAATCCAAATTTCAAGCGTGGCTATCCCCAACTTTTAGTAAGAGTGAAGAGAAGAATTGGTGTTAAAAATGCTTCACCTATATCTACTTTATTCAACGAAGATTTCAACAAGAAGCATTTTAGAGCAGGGGCTAACATGGAGAATCATAATTCTGCCTTAGCTGCTGAAGCTAGTGAAGAAAGTTTATTTTCAGcctctaaaaatttaaatatgcctCTAACAAGGGAATCTTCTGTCAGACAGATAATTGCAAATTCATCTGTCCCCATTAGAAGTGGTttccctcctccttcaccttcaacCTCAGTTGGACCATCAGAACAAATTGCAACAGATCAACATGCTATTTTAAATCAGTTGACCACTATTCATATGCACTCTCATAGTACCTACATGCAAGCAAGGGGCCACATTGTGAATTTTATTACAACCACAACTTCTCAATACCACATCATATCTCCCTTACAAAATGGTTATTTTGGGCTGACAGTGGAACCATCTGCTGTTCCCACACGATATCCTCTGGTATCAGTCAATGAGGCTCCATATCGTAACATGCTACCAGCAGGCAACCCGTGGTTGCAAATGCCTACGATCGCTGATAGATCAGCTGCCCCTCATTCCAGGCTAGCTCTTCAACCATCACCACTGGACAAATATCACCCTAATTACAACTGA
- the HSFY2 gene encoding heat shock transcription factor, Y-linked isoform X1, translated as MALRHLVARKLWKIVESDQFKSISWDENGTCIVINEELFKKEILETKAPYRIFQTDAIKSFVRQLNLYGFSKIQQNFQRSAFLATFLSEEKESSVLSKLKFYYNPNFKRGYPQLLVRVKRRIGVKNASPISTLFNEDFNKKHFRAGANMENHNSALAAEASEESLFSASKNLNMPLTRESSVRQIIANSSVPIRSGFPPPSPSTSVGPSEQIATDQHAILNQLTTIHMHSHSTYMQARGHIVNFITTTTSQYHIISPLQNGYFGLTVEPSAVPTRYPLVSVNEAPYRNMLPAGNPWLQMPTIADRSAAPHSRLALQPSPLDKYHPNYN; from the exons ATGGCATTGAGACATCTGGTGGCCAG gaaactttggaaaatagtgGAAAGTGACCAATTCAAGTCTATTTCATGGGATGAGAATGGAACTTGCATAGTGATTAATGAAGAACTCTTCAAGaaagaaattttggaaacaaaGGCTCCTTACAGAATATTTCAAACTGATGCTATCAAAAGTTTTGTTCGACAGCTCAACCTTTATGGATTTAGTAAAATTCAACAGAATTTTCAAAGATCTGCCTTTCTAGCCACCTTTCTGTCAGAAGAGAAAGAATCGTCTGTCTTAAGCAAG ttAAAGTTCTATTATAATCCAAATTTCAAGCGTGGCTATCCCCAACTTTTAGTAAGAGTGAAGAGAAGAATTGGTGTTAAAAATGCTTCACCTATATCTACTTTATTCAACGAAGATTTCAACAAGAAGCATTTTAGAGCAGGGGCTAACATGGAGAATCATAATTCTGCCTTAGCTGCTGAAGCTAGTGAAGAAAGTTTATTTTCAGcctctaaaaatttaaatatgcctCTAACAAGGGAATCTTCTGTCAGACAGATAATTGCAAATTCATCTGTCCCCATTAGAAGTGGTttccctcctccttcaccttcaacCTCAGTTGGACCATCAGAACAAATTGCAACAGATCAACATGCTATTTTAAATCAGTTGACCACTATTCATATGCACTCTCATAGTACCTACATGCAAGCAAGGGGCCACATTGTGAATTTTATTACAACCACAACTTCTCAATACCACATCATATCTCCCTTACAAAATGGTTATTTTGGGCTGACAGTGGAACCATCTGCTGTTCCCACACGATATCCTCTGGTATCAGTCAATGAGGCTCCATATCGTAACATGCTACCAGCAGGCAACCCGTGGTTGCAAATGCCTACGATCGCTGATAGATCAGCTGCCCCTCATTCCAGGCTAGCTCTTCAACCATCACCACTGGACAAATATCACCCTAATTACAACTGA